In Mucilaginibacter celer, one DNA window encodes the following:
- a CDS encoding WecB/TagA/CpsF family glycosyltransferase translates to MAVKRADLFESFDYIAPDGILVVAILNLLKAVAFKIKRFSCDMTSVVPYVFKIAIENKLSTFFLGTNASGIKESVKVFRKSFPKLKISGFRNGYFSSERERDEAILNIVKLKPDIIFVGMGTILQETMVLDLRKAGYEGAVYTCGGFLHQTKNEINFYPQFIDKLNLRFFYRIFKENGVLKRSIKTYPQFCYLMMRRLFKGGKADDSSDEAKINNKIKINEARRNIKVVSTNEELLKANRNRLANSN, encoded by the coding sequence TTGGCTGTAAAAAGAGCCGACTTATTTGAATCATTTGATTATATAGCACCCGACGGGATTTTGGTTGTAGCTATTTTAAACTTGCTGAAGGCGGTGGCATTTAAAATTAAACGCTTCTCGTGCGATATGACCTCGGTAGTACCTTATGTATTTAAAATAGCCATCGAAAACAAGTTGAGCACATTTTTTTTAGGTACAAATGCCAGTGGTATTAAAGAGTCGGTTAAAGTTTTCAGGAAGAGTTTTCCCAAACTGAAAATCTCAGGTTTCAGGAACGGATACTTTTCGAGCGAGCGGGAGAGAGACGAAGCCATTTTAAACATTGTGAAATTAAAACCCGATATCATTTTTGTAGGTATGGGAACTATTTTGCAGGAGACTATGGTGTTGGATTTAAGAAAAGCTGGTTATGAAGGAGCGGTTTACACCTGCGGTGGTTTCCTTCATCAAACCAAAAATGAGATTAATTTTTATCCTCAGTTCATAGATAAACTAAACCTCAGGTTTTTTTACAGGATATTTAAAGAGAACGGCGTATTAAAAAGATCTATAAAAACTTACCCGCAGTTTTGTTACCTCATGATGCGCAGATTATTTAAAGGCGGTAAGGCAGATGATAGTAGTGATGAAGCTAAAATTAACAACAAGATAAAAATAAACGAAGCCAGGCGCAATATAAAAGTCGTGTCAACAAACGAGGAGTTGCTTAAAGCTAACAGAAATCGTTTAGCTAACTCAAATTAA
- a CDS encoding non-ribosomal peptide synthetase, which translates to MPLVISTETEPFNFNLFYKNNPTALRSNSKNQPGAFNGSSKNCGVFKLNIDAELSELLLTAARSNNMQFSSLLITAINVVLKRYTGQQNVLFGQAIIKTGNNEPQVAELWSELNSENLFKETATQVKDTITNNAEFIQIAENFDLATLSIKKELFQVCFILEKELTPEPLPLINELTAQLSDFHFGVYIKEDHTIPDVSFFYNTDKLDSDFFSVFAARLVVLLRELTNNSSLKLGQYNVLENDEYDLLINKFNDTVTPYDHQNTIFSFFEQNAAASPNATALIKGDFTLTYHQLNTRANQLANYLINEGVKPGDNIGILTNRNFEMIIGMLGILKAGGAYVPIDPDYPIDRQEYIYNQSAITMIVADDDYPLKVIVGAKNFKVISKEDTCRFSDQNPCLNIDSNQLAYTIYTSGSTGKPKGVMIAHHSAVNLIQWVNTRFNISTDDRLLFITSMCFDLSVYDIFGMLSAGAAIVIAEKAEIQDVLTLADMLIKHNITFWDSVPTTLDYLVKTLESGQPSYRYPGLKTVFMSGDWIPVNLPDRIKTFFPQTQVVSLGGATEGTVWSNYFIVDKTDAAWNSIPYGKPIANNFFYILNDYLQPVPVGTIGDLYIGGVGVARGYANDSEKTSRSFIPDPFHPDSGGMMYRTGDLGKMMPDYNMEFIGRKDNQVKIQGFRVELGEIESVLNGSGLVDAAVVLAKPDAEGNKRLVAYIVNTTSDYNPEGLKLYLQKFLPEYMIPAVWVELDSLPLTGNGKIDRNALPDVNEQHKIKRAYVEPETETERMLVSIWKENFANSDIDVLSNFFEIGGHSLMAVQILSKLKKIIGKNLQLSIFYKYPSVRPLAHFLDEENGDQQFKSLVPIKPSGSKNPLYIIHGDGLNVLNFSKLADYVSKDQPVYGLQALGLNGIDEPIDKLPVIAYHYMQEIIRHNPRGPYLLAGYSSGGYVAMEIRKQMVAQGREVKMLIIFDTDAEKTEYKDWYSLLPKKAKRHFPRMMQALRFSINQWFNGSAQQPEVPAENKKDSREFYKLIQKIRNKHITAFRNYPLEPFDGTLYLYKARISVHYVEYGKYLGWEKYAQKGVELFEIPGDHFSMLQTPYVAELGAVLQKNIDDVASV; encoded by the coding sequence ATGCCCCTTGTGATTTCTACCGAAACCGAACCATTTAATTTCAATCTTTTTTATAAAAACAATCCTACGGCTCTAAGAAGCAACAGCAAAAACCAACCGGGTGCTTTTAACGGTAGTAGTAAAAACTGCGGAGTTTTTAAATTAAATATCGACGCAGAATTATCAGAACTGCTTTTAACAGCAGCCCGCAGCAATAATATGCAATTCAGTTCGCTATTGATTACGGCGATAAACGTTGTTTTAAAAAGATACACCGGCCAGCAAAACGTACTATTTGGGCAAGCCATCATAAAAACCGGAAACAATGAGCCGCAGGTGGCAGAACTTTGGAGCGAGTTAAACAGCGAAAATTTATTTAAAGAAACGGCCACACAAGTAAAGGATACTATTACCAATAACGCCGAATTTATTCAAATAGCTGAAAATTTTGATTTGGCAACCCTCAGCATAAAAAAGGAGCTATTCCAGGTTTGCTTTATTTTAGAGAAAGAGTTAACGCCCGAGCCATTACCCCTTATTAACGAACTTACCGCCCAATTAAGCGATTTTCATTTTGGGGTATATATTAAGGAAGATCATACAATACCGGATGTATCTTTTTTTTATAATACAGATAAGCTCGACAGCGATTTTTTCAGCGTTTTTGCAGCCAGGCTCGTTGTTTTATTACGGGAGCTTACAAACAACAGTTCGCTTAAATTAGGGCAGTACAATGTGTTGGAAAATGATGAGTATGATTTGTTAATAAACAAATTTAACGACACAGTTACTCCTTACGACCACCAAAACACCATATTTAGTTTTTTTGAGCAAAACGCTGCAGCAAGCCCCAATGCTACTGCGCTTATTAAAGGTGATTTTACACTTACTTACCACCAACTGAATACCCGTGCCAACCAACTTGCCAATTACCTGATTAATGAGGGCGTAAAACCAGGCGATAATATCGGCATACTCACCAATCGTAATTTTGAAATGATTATAGGGATGTTGGGTATCCTGAAAGCCGGCGGTGCTTATGTTCCTATCGATCCGGATTATCCGATTGACAGGCAGGAATATATTTACAACCAATCGGCAATTACGATGATCGTGGCAGATGATGATTACCCATTAAAAGTGATTGTTGGCGCAAAAAATTTCAAAGTAATCAGTAAAGAGGATACCTGCAGATTCAGCGACCAAAATCCCTGCTTAAATATCGATAGCAACCAACTCGCCTACACCATTTACACCTCCGGTTCTACCGGTAAACCAAAGGGGGTAATGATTGCTCACCATTCGGCAGTAAACCTTATCCAATGGGTAAATACACGCTTTAATATTAGCACTGATGACAGGTTGCTATTCATCACCTCTATGTGTTTCGATCTTTCGGTATATGACATTTTCGGGATGCTTTCGGCCGGGGCGGCAATTGTAATTGCCGAAAAGGCGGAGATTCAAGACGTGCTAACACTGGCCGATATGCTGATAAAGCATAACATCACGTTTTGGGATTCGGTGCCCACTACTTTAGATTACCTTGTTAAAACTTTGGAAAGCGGGCAGCCCTCCTACCGTTACCCCGGCTTGAAAACCGTGTTTATGAGCGGCGACTGGATCCCGGTAAACCTGCCCGATCGCATCAAAACATTCTTTCCCCAAACACAGGTAGTAAGTTTGGGCGGCGCAACCGAAGGCACGGTATGGTCGAATTATTTTATAGTTGATAAAACCGATGCCGCATGGAACAGCATTCCTTATGGCAAGCCGATAGCTAATAACTTTTTTTATATCCTTAACGATTACCTGCAGCCTGTACCGGTTGGTACCATTGGCGATTTGTATATAGGTGGCGTTGGCGTAGCCCGCGGGTATGCAAACGATAGCGAAAAAACTTCCCGGTCATTTATTCCGGATCCTTTTCACCCAGATAGCGGTGGAATGATGTACCGCACGGGCGATTTAGGCAAAATGATGCCCGATTACAATATGGAGTTTATTGGCCGAAAGGATAACCAGGTTAAAATTCAGGGCTTTAGGGTTGAATTGGGCGAAATTGAAAGCGTGTTGAACGGAAGCGGACTGGTAGATGCGGCTGTAGTACTTGCAAAGCCGGATGCGGAAGGTAACAAGCGATTGGTTGCATATATTGTAAACACAACCTCTGATTACAATCCCGAAGGGCTTAAACTATACCTGCAGAAGTTTTTACCCGAGTATATGATCCCTGCGGTTTGGGTTGAACTTGATAGTTTACCCCTAACCGGAAACGGAAAAATAGACCGCAACGCCCTGCCCGATGTTAATGAGCAGCACAAAATAAAAAGAGCATACGTTGAACCGGAAACCGAAACCGAACGGATGCTGGTAAGCATCTGGAAGGAAAATTTTGCCAACAGCGACATTGATGTGCTAAGTAATTTTTTTGAAATAGGCGGGCACTCGTTAATGGCGGTTCAAATTTTATCCAAACTCAAAAAAATAATAGGTAAAAACCTTCAGTTATCTATTTTTTATAAATATCCAAGCGTAAGGCCACTGGCGCATTTCCTGGATGAAGAAAACGGCGATCAGCAGTTTAAATCGTTAGTGCCTATTAAGCCATCGGGATCAAAAAACCCATTGTATATTATTCATGGTGATGGTTTAAACGTACTTAATTTCAGTAAACTGGCCGATTATGTAAGCAAGGATCAACCCGTTTACGGCCTGCAGGCGCTGGGCCTTAACGGTATTGACGAGCCTATTGATAAACTGCCGGTTATAGCCTACCATTACATGCAGGAAATTATCCGTCACAATCCGCGCGGACCGTATCTGCTTGCCGGTTATTCATCAGGCGGTTATGTGGCCATGGAAATCAGGAAACAAATGGTAGCCCAGGGCCGCGAGGTAAAAATGCTGATCATTTTTGATACCGATGCCGAAAAAACAGAGTACAAAGACTGGTATTCATTGCTGCCTAAAAAAGCAAAACGTCATTTTCCGCGTATGATGCAGGCGCTGCGATTTTCAATAAACCAATGGTTTAATGGCAGTGCCCAACAACCGGAAGTTCCGGCCGAAAATAAGAAGGATTCGAGGGAGTTTTATAAGCTTATCCAAAAAATCAGGAACAAGCATATTACCGCTTTCAGAAATTATCCGCTCGAACCTTTTGATGGTACGCTGTACCTTTACAAAGCCCGCATTAGTGTACACTATGTTGAGTATGGTAAATACCTGGGCTGGGAAAAATACGCCCAAAAAGGCGTTGAACTTTTTGAGATTCCCGGTGACCATTTTTCGATGCTGCAAACGCCTTACGTTGCCGAACTGGGTGCCGTTTTGCAAAAAAATATAGACGATGTTGCGTCGGTTTAA
- a CDS encoding glycosyl hydrolase family 28-related protein: MIYILLIHIMMLQLPFATTARAAFNSNAAYAVKGNHDMVNIKDHGAKGDGIANDTQAIKNAIEFARQNNLATVYFPAGKYLIADAGTKPGIIKLANGISFKGDGPDKTHIILSGGRKNPNSIFYQDWREEPSVNNLTVQGIDFDGNLGKQLFDPEYQFCHALSINNGKNIEVKNCKFQSFRGDGLLFGDTFEPELNARIVLNVQVHDSEFFNIYREGTMFCCVNGASFYNNWVHGNGYLVGGVDIERHGANETVTNVAVYNNLFDFRKGFGPVERGRVIRYRRAVTIGYFYNGYNNGTADSLSGHHRIYNNKIYQGQIDCFGHLDVRIIGNTIINTFENLKGVLHVSTPAINVSDARSTTGLRDIVIDSNYIKSAIPGNGIVFYKYKKVAARHNILKGRNLGGVMLIDSEGAISSNITKK; this comes from the coding sequence ATGATTTACATACTGCTCATCCATATTATGATGCTTCAATTACCATTTGCAACAACAGCCCGGGCAGCGTTTAATTCAAACGCTGCTTATGCTGTTAAAGGCAATCATGATATGGTGAACATTAAAGATCATGGGGCTAAGGGCGATGGCATTGCCAATGATACCCAGGCTATCAAAAACGCCATCGAATTTGCCCGCCAAAACAACCTTGCTACGGTATACTTTCCGGCAGGCAAATATTTAATTGCTGATGCCGGCACCAAACCGGGTATCATCAAGCTGGCCAATGGTATAAGTTTTAAGGGCGACGGGCCGGATAAAACACATATTATCCTATCGGGAGGCCGCAAAAATCCAAACTCAATCTTTTACCAGGATTGGCGCGAAGAACCCTCGGTTAACAACCTAACCGTACAGGGAATTGATTTTGATGGTAACCTGGGCAAACAGCTGTTTGATCCCGAATACCAGTTTTGCCATGCACTCAGCATTAACAACGGCAAAAATATCGAAGTTAAAAACTGCAAGTTTCAAAGTTTCAGAGGCGATGGCTTACTTTTTGGCGATACGTTTGAGCCTGAACTTAATGCCCGGATAGTTTTAAATGTTCAGGTTCATGACAGCGAATTTTTTAATATTTATCGCGAAGGCACTATGTTTTGCTGTGTAAACGGGGCTTCGTTTTATAACAATTGGGTGCATGGCAATGGTTACCTGGTTGGCGGTGTTGATATTGAACGGCATGGCGCCAACGAAACGGTTACCAATGTAGCAGTTTACAACAACCTGTTTGATTTTAGGAAGGGTTTTGGCCCGGTTGAACGCGGCCGGGTTATTAGGTACCGCCGCGCGGTAACCATAGGCTATTTTTACAATGGCTACAACAACGGCACCGCCGACTCGCTGAGCGGGCATCACCGCATTTACAACAATAAAATTTACCAGGGACAGATAGACTGCTTCGGCCATCTGGATGTTAGAATTATTGGGAATACAATAATTAACACTTTTGAAAACCTTAAAGGGGTACTTCATGTTAGTACACCGGCAATAAACGTTTCGGATGCCCGCAGTACAACCGGGCTCAGGGATATTGTTATCGATAGTAATTATATAAAATCGGCTATTCCGGGTAACGGGATAGTGTTTTATAAATACAAAAAAGTAGCTGCCCGGCATAATATTCTTAAGGGCCGCAATTTAGGTGGTGTAATGCTGATCGATTCGGAAGGGGCAATTAGCTCCAATATCACCAAAAAATAA
- a CDS encoding polysaccharide biosynthesis/export family protein, with protein sequence MKKTSMVTYKIEKTFLALLIIICALSSCQSYKNVPYYKDLDKSGIVTEKITNNTNYIIHTGDILGINITSRNPESAAVFNYNLARVNGNAYNTSPDNPVIGYRVDDSGNIHLPLAGDIKAAGLTTQQLTESMGKTLLTYLKDPVINIRIVNFKVYVYGDVARPNAYTITDEHPTVTQALTMAGDLNITGLRKKVLLIRTEDGERKYIPLDLTSKNLFQSPYFYLKNNDEIYVTPGRSKLTANGLPVLGIVISALSVIAIVLTRN encoded by the coding sequence TTGAAAAAAACATCAATGGTAACTTATAAGATAGAAAAAACCTTTCTGGCCCTGCTAATTATAATTTGTGCCTTATCCTCCTGTCAATCGTACAAAAACGTGCCTTATTATAAAGATCTGGATAAAAGCGGCATTGTAACCGAAAAAATAACCAACAACACCAATTACATCATCCATACCGGCGATATTTTGGGAATTAACATCACAAGTCGCAATCCCGAATCGGCAGCGGTTTTTAATTATAATCTGGCAAGGGTAAACGGCAATGCCTATAACACTTCGCCCGATAACCCGGTTATCGGCTACCGGGTTGACGACAGCGGTAATATCCACCTGCCCCTGGCCGGCGACATTAAAGCAGCCGGTTTAACTACCCAACAGCTAACAGAAAGTATGGGCAAAACCTTGCTTACTTATTTAAAAGACCCGGTAATCAACATCCGGATAGTAAACTTTAAAGTATATGTTTACGGCGACGTTGCCCGCCCCAACGCCTACACCATTACCGACGAGCACCCAACCGTTACCCAGGCCCTAACCATGGCCGGCGATTTAAATATAACCGGCTTACGTAAAAAAGTGCTGCTGATCAGAACCGAAGATGGCGAGCGCAAATACATTCCGCTCGATCTTACTTCAAAAAATCTGTTTCAATCGCCTTACTTCTATTTAAAAAATAACGATGAAATATATGTAACGCCGGGCCGCTCAAAACTCACGGCCAATGGCTTGCCGGTTTTGGGTATCGTAATCTCGGCCCTATCGGTAATTGCAATAGTATTAACACGTAATTAG